Within the Pseudorasbora parva isolate DD20220531a chromosome 15, ASM2467924v1, whole genome shotgun sequence genome, the region ccttacatggctgacatcgccgtcggtgtatgaatgggtgaatgtgaggcaaaaatgtaaagcgctttggataaaagcgctatataaatgcagtccatataaAAATGCATTCCATTTCATCGAGCCAGGCATTTTAACACATTtctatgtgtttttaaaatttaGGCGTGAACCTGAAGCTCAGAGGTCACTTCGCCTGTACTTGTTGCTCCATCTCATGGCATGCGCACAGAAAGCTGCTTGGGAAACACTGTATCACTTTGTGGTTTATAGGTGCACTATGGAACTTTTCTGTCCGCTAGAGGTcgtttattcaaaacaaaggcgtagttttatgacgccaagtttgagtgcagcatcttgggacgtGTGGGCTTTaccagaggtgggtagtaacgaattacatttacttcgttacatttacttgagtacattttttgggtaacttgtacttttagagtatatttaaaattgggtacttttacttttactcaagtacatttcttgtgaaaaaactgtacttttacttagttacattcggtggcgttcctccgctactgtcaatggtgataattaattatatattttaaaataagttatgacttgttcgcaagtctcgcgaaacgttggagagGCTGCTTCGCGAGAGGTAGATAGGCCTACGCATCACCCGCATAAAATTAGCgcgcgtttagtcagaagatgatggccgaagcagagggagatgtgtgtgagCTACGGCAGATCATCCGTACGTGGCCTCATGTTCAGCCTGTTTTCAGTccaagatgtcaaaaagaacagtttcataatgtaatgcatgctgtgtgcaccaatatgaactgacatctcagcatacaataattccagctccaacctgagAAAACAGCGGTAAGTGTAACGATGAtgcctatatttgaacactgttaatggtaatttggtaactatgggcacttttcctttattctaatactatttcacacactgtccgagtgttttcctcatatgcgctcttgtgcaagcattgacaaatcgtttgaatcctccgaacacacgtccacaaacaaacgttcacatctgtacatttacatatctttttttctcataaaacgagcaacctcattggcaaaatgtacctgtgacaatgtttttgcaaaccacaaaatacgtaccaatacacactgcaggaattccaacagaaatgaacactataggcagaaaaactgcattttttgttagtctatggtttgtaaaacattttgaattttgcgtcacagctcaatgttctgcttttctgattcaccagacttgctcgatagctcagctgatacagatgtatttgcaatgcgaaaagcttgagaacgaaccccatgaagaacgagtcatgataagagctcaaagacgagaTCTAAACACAATctaaaaatacatggacacaattttatttttgtcacatttgcttttgttaacactttcgggtaggtttagtgtgggtgtaggctacgttaaaaacacaacgtaacaaaacatgtcagattcacgcaaatctgttctggaaaaaaataagcttttagcgccacccagtggacatttcactttgaaactgtcgcaatatgtacgtattggtacatattttgtggtttgcataaacgttgccataggtactgatgagatcaggctaaaaacgaaacaaattgaatagcctaatgtgacatcttgcatttatacacatatccggacagacaacagtctgcAGTGTATACATACGTTTAAAAATGGGactgtatttttaagaatgcatatacttataaaaatataagaacaaagtatgttttaaaaagagctgtggttagcccagcacaccattaatttacactgtttaaccattaaacacacacacacacacacacacacacatatatatatatatatatatatatatatatatatatatatatatatatatatttggaggtgtgtgaaagctctctaagtagtctgaaattcagggtttttggatcttatcaatcagatcgaaagtaactagtaactaagtacttgagtagttttttcatctaatacttttttactcttactcaagtaactattacgattgttacttttacttttacttgagtaaatatttccgtaagtacttgtacttttacttgagtaaagattttggctactctacccacctctgggctttacctcacagccggtggaaaagaatcggaaTAGAACTCAGGTAGAAATTATGTTCATGGATGCTATTATTAGCAGGACCGGTGTGGGAGCTGAGCAAGttcgctggagtgattgttaataAGATGAATGCTACACAtgcctcgcgagcagcgggacttttattatgccacagtcccCGCCAacatttccgcttttctggtcatgagtatgagatAAAGCtctatttattatattagatacatatgagtgtgttgaaaattatgttttgacgttactctgtgcgttcactcagcaGCTGCTATAACACACTGCactaagagtaaagcatttctgcaaaataaatccagaaaccgagggtaatgcagatatgacgcaatgtCCCTGTTCATTGGtttaaatagtaattttctcacaatttaaaaatagttgtaaacatttgggatattgtaagtactcaattaaacaaaatatacaacactggcctagtgctttttggatattttactgaaaaaatgttACATAGTGCAACTATAATTCCGTTTTgagaatttttattttctagCGTGTCCTGCAATTTAGCAACAGTAGACTGTATTTTATTACAGTAGCTTATCTAGTCGATTTGAAAGTtaaggggttagttcacccaaaaaatgaaactgatgtcattaatgactcaccctaatgtcgttccacacctgtaagacctccgttcatcttcagaacacagtttaagatattttatatttagtccgacagcaaATCTAAGTGttggcacactatactgtccatgtccagaaagggaataaaaacatcatcaaagtccatatgtgacatcagttggttagttagaatctcttgaagcatcgaaaatgcattttggtccaaaaataccacaaaaactacgactttattcagcattgtcttctcttccgtgtttgttttcaaacctcaaataaagattcaaacggtcatgaatcagcggattgactcatgattcagatcgccaatgtcacatgatttcagcagtttgacacgcttatgggtgtggaaagacattagggtgagtcattaatgacataaatttcatttttgggtgaactaaccctttaagtttgggCTTTTATGGAGGACTAAAAGCGCACCGCTGTGAAGGAAAGAAACTAGTTTCTTGCTGACATTGCTGTGGGGTTGCTATTGTTGCAATGTCTCTGCAATAATGTTGATGGTGTTTATTGTCCTTTTCAGACACCTTGTAGAACTCCAAGACCTATTGTGAAGCAATTTGAACTGCACATAGAAACATTTATATCGACACCTGATCAATCGGTGCAACTTTAATTTTTGGGGGTATATCGGTCATGGCAAAGTGTGATCTATCAAAATGTTGTATTGTTTGTCTTAACTTTATAATTTGTTGCATTTCAGTTATCGAAGGACCATGAAGCAATGACTCATGTGCTCTTTGGACGGAATCTCAGACTAAATGTTGCTTTGACTCTTTGGCGGAAAAACGCAAGTGAACTAGTGGCATACTTGAACAGGTTAGCAGTTTGACATTTACTGTATTAACTGTTCCAAATGAAACGATATGCACTTCTGTATGCTACTataatttagtttaaaaaagaaattaacattttttgtcagcaaggatgcattaaaaaaGACTTTTACATGGttgaatgtaaaaatattaagtgtcgcaactgttttcaaaattgataataataagaaatgtttcttgagcagcacattagcatattagaatgatttgttAAAtatcatgagacactgaagactggagtaatgtgGAAAATTCGGCCATTCAAaggaatacatttcattttaaaatagaaaactgttcttcaaaattgtaattatattctacattattactgtttttactgtattttttatcaagtGCAGCCGTGGTGGGCATGAGACCTCTTTCAAAAAAATGAGGGGAAAAGTACACTCTAAACTTTAGTAGTGTAAatgaaatattgcacatatatAGATTCATTTATAGATTTATAAATGAATTTACTTAACAgccttttttaactttttttgtcatattAATGCTTGCAATTCTACATTTTACGAGTCGTCAGTGGAACACCATGGTAACTAATTAACTTTTTTCCCCAAGAATACAAGACACAGGGGTGCTTGTTGACTGCTTGCCTGTACTTACTAAAAGGTAGTGCATTTAAAacctttattgtatttaaaatctCAAAGTTTGTCACTGGATAGATATGTTGTTTCATACCAGTTTCTCCCTCTGTAGTCTTCAGGAAGAACAGCCATGCATTTCAATAGGCTGTTGTGTTGACCTTTTACCACAAGTAAAAATGATTCTCAATGCTAAATATGAAGAGTAAGTATTTTGACCCtttttttatacacacacacatatttgttGCTTTCTGTCACCAATTGCCATTATAATTTCTGCCCAAATGAATTAATCTTTCAAACGGTTGAATCTTTTCCAGACACCTCATTGTAGCTTTACACTGGGTTCAATCTATCATTAAAAATTGGTGGTCTGAGCTCTCCACAAACAGCATAAGCTTGCATGATGGCTGTTCAAATGACAGgtgcttaatttttttatgtatatacAGAAATAAAAAGCCAGAACATCTAATAAATGTTTGCTGGGAGGTGTAACTGAACATGTTTGCATCCAGCAGGAATGTTCAGGCAATGAAGACAATGCTGCTTGAACTGTGGGAGGGGAAGAGTCACTTAAGCTCCGTTCCAGGAACTGTAGGCGAAACTGCAAAGGTGAAGGGTTCTTtgtaaagtgattttttttttttttttttttttttacaaaaatctGATTAACTTTTTACTTTACTCACTTGCTTTTCTTTTGCAGGTGATAGAATCATATGTGTCACAACTGCGCTGATGTATCAATGTAGCACACTAAGGAGAAAACCACTACAAACTCTTGGTGCATTTTAAGCTCTTTGATCGGCTTGGAGCTGGTGAATCTGAAGCTCGGTAGGCTGTGGTGAATTGGGGATAGATGAACTGAACAATTCAGACACTCCGATTTCAGCACTGGAGGAGGAACTCTTCCTGCAGGCACTGACTGCTTCACATTGAAGTGGACTTGTTAAGGGGCACTTAACCAACTCCATGAGACTCTCTGGAATCAGGCGACTCACTGAAGTGCCAAGCAGAAGTTTTAACTGTTGCACTTGTAGTGCTATGGTGTGAATCTGCTTAAGTGGATGTGATTGTGTAAGTGTAACTATtaggtgttttttgtttgtttttcagtcATGCACTTGAATTGCAGGAGTTTTAAGTTATTAGTGTTGTTGTCCATTGCCCGATCAAGAATGGATATGAGTGTAATGTGTACATAGTGATTTTCTTTTAATGATCTTTCAAATAAATTTACATAATCTAAatgtggttgttgttttttccttCCCAAATTGAGGTTTATATACTTACATacgttatttattttaattggaTAAAAAATCATAAGGGAAGTGAATTGTGAGAGAAAAACAAGCTGTGCAAAATTTGCAGACAAAAATTCTTAACAGAACTTAAATCACATCCCGTTTATCGGCAAAAAAGCGCACGATTGTGAATTGCGCAATATCTGCCTTTGATCTCGCAGTGTCTGATCCATAGACATctctatatgatgtctatggtctGATCCATACTACGAGAATTGAATACTGTTAGTCTTGCCTGTACTTTTTCATTCCTCCCTTaactgcagccgcctagtctcgAATAAATTTCATGCGAGGCGCATCTCAAACTCTCAAACAAGCCTTGAGATAGATTCACTTCTCGCGAGAAGCAGCGAGATTCATTTCTCTTGCTTCtgaaaaatattacataattaaaaatattaagaatttaatAAATTTACGCAGCAGAGAAGCTGTATATGAAAGAGGGAAAATCgtatacgtcaatgcaagtaaaagttatgacgATGGTTTAGTTGAACATGTAGTATTTATAGCTTTATTGAATTTTCAGCTTATTTGTATGACCTTTATagactatttattttaacaaagtgcctattaatgattgattaactaaaatgatatatgtgtaattgattaagggtataataaatcacataaattatatttaaatcattcaaaactattacatataagcattgttaaaagccagatgctttagtctttaaaaaacatttgttatgtaatgacgagagagagagagagagagagagagagagagagagagagagagagagagagagagagagagagagagagattatttCAGGTGGTCCAATTTCAGCTTGAGAATATCTCTAGACAGCATGTtctggagcaggttagctgGGATAAGTTATATGGAGGTGAACACTGCTAAACGCTAATGGTAGCCTACCTAAAACCCAGAATTGGCATAAACTAAACTTAAACATATTTGGCTAGTCAGCTAAACTGGCTACATGACCCCACCCCCCGGTCTATGATCGAGTTGACAAGAGCATTTCAATGCTTTGAATGTTGTgcccaaaaatatatatttacttaatatttaGCAGTAGTAAGAgtacaaattaaatatttattaaattatatacagtattttGACCTAACCGACTGGTATTgggttttaatttaatttatgagCGTAGAAACTGAACTGGGAgacaattaaatacaaaataaacaaaaataacgcTATAAACGTGAATATGTGTCTATATATGAGTTTACTGGAACGATTTGGAGTATTTAATATGATGCAGCTCAATgtcatgatgtaaaagaaacgGTGAATCGGCTTTTAAGCCATTTATtcgacattaacttttttgaaagAACGGCGTGTGTATGACCACCGATGACCACCAGGCGAGGCCCCGCCTCAACGATAATCACGTGTGTCAAGTTTTTCCGGTGTCTGCTTTTTATGATTTCCGCTTACCGTTTACTTCCTTCAGCTGAGTCCTATTCCTGTGGTCCATATCGACGCTTAGTGAAATATTGTCCGTTACAAACGTATATATCGTGTGACAAAGCACGATGCAATACATTAAACGTCTATTAGATGTGTATGTAGCGTTGCAGGCTTTGTTTGCGTTGTCATGGTGTTTTTCTGACGCAGAGTCGGGGCCTGTAGCAGGTTCTCAGTCGAATGGAGACCGTTTTAAAATTGAAGGACGAGCGATCGTTCCTGGAGTGAAAACGCAAGACTGGATCTCCACAGCACGAATCCTGGTGGAGGGGGAGGAATATGTTGGGTTTCTCAAGTAAGTTGCATCACCATCAATGTTGGCATCAAAAAGAGCGACGTAAATATGTTGTGTGTGTTAGAGCTCGGTTTTCAGCAGCATGTCTCAAAAAACACAATAATGATATTGAGTTAAGTATTCTGTTATATAAATCCGTCTTTCTAATGTGTTATTGTGAACTGTTATATGCAGGCTATATGTACTGTCATTGCAGGGCATAATAAAATCACATTTGATGGGCAGGGGTTccaaaacatgcattttattaaacaaagTTTTACCAAGATGACAATTAACCACATCAATTTCCCTTATAGGACTGATGGGAGCTTTGCTGTCAACGATGTGCCCTCTGGCTCTTATGTGGTTGAAATTGTATCACCATCTTTCAGATTTGATCCTGTACGGGTGGACATTACCTCCAAAGGAAAAATGAGGTAACTTTAGCTAACATTCTGAATTCTTCTAACATGTCTCTTCATGAACACCTCAGCTGATATCGAGATGTTGCTGAATCACAGGGCACGCTTGGTGAATTACATCAAAACCTCTGAAGTTATTCGACAGCCATACCCTCTTCAGATCAGATCCAGTGGTCCACACACATACTTCATGAAGCGGGAAACCTGGGGCTGGACTGATTTTCTGATGAACCCAATGGTATGGTCATATGATTTGTGTTCAGTGTTGTACTTATGACTTGACTGGATATTAATCACAGCCATATAGTGTATACGCCTCATATAAACAGAACTAACAATAAGCAATATATTCTTACGGCATTTATTAACATTtcttaatgttagttaataaaacatttcacaTGACTTCACCGTTTATGAACTAATGTAACAGATACAATGTTTTATCttcaaaatgtattagtaaatccTAAGATTAACATAAACTAAGGTTAAAAAATACTGTAGAAGTTTTGTTAATTCTTAGTTTATTTGTATCATTTAACTAAtgcagttaaagggttagttcacccacaaatgaaaaaaattctgtctataattatataattacttaccctaatgtcgttccacacccgtaagacctccgttcatcttcagaacacagtttatgtATGATTGTGGacaactggtactgcaatcactattccctctccccctcccccctggcTTGAGGTTGcgagataggctgcaggatccagcaggaacgttggtagctgcagctgtggtaa harbors:
- the katnbl1 gene encoding KATNB1-like protein 1 isoform X2, which gives rise to MATGSHVESNAEVHRLKQAQPHDLLKRMVCSGDEKNMREVDYLLKDETDQERFPVGRCVHKYSKAKRAVVSKKKTRQSVVGSRVCRRSPNASRTSDMANKENELTCADDVQAILYSDNCGFPVNSTDASKMAGAGSKYSDYFTELSKDHEAMTHVLFGRNLRLNVALTLWRKNASELVAYLNRIQDTGVLVDCLPVLTKSLQEEQPCISIGCCVDLLPQVKMILNAKYEEHLIVALHWVQSIIKNWWSELSTNSISLHDGCSNDRNVQAMKTMLLELWEGKSHLSSVPGTVGETAKVIESYVSQLR
- the katnbl1 gene encoding KATNB1-like protein 1 isoform X1, translating into MATGSHVESNAEVHRLKQAQPHDLLKRMVCSGDEKNMREVDYLLKDETDQERFPVGRCVHKYSKAKRAVVSKKKTRQSVVGSRVCRRSPNASRTSDMANKENELTCADDVQAILYSDNCGFPVNSTDASKMAGAGSKYSDYFTELSKDHEAMTHVLFGRNLRLNVALTLWRKNASELVAYLNRIQDTGVLVDCLPVLTKSLQEEQPCISIGCCVDLLPQVKMILNAKYEEHLIVALHWVQSIIKNWWSELSTNSISLHDGCSNDSRNVQAMKTMLLELWEGKSHLSSVPGTVGETAKVIESYVSQLR
- the emc7b gene encoding endoplasmic reticulum membrane protein complex subunit 7 produces the protein MQYIKRLLDVYVALQALFALSWCFSDAESGPVAGSQSNGDRFKIEGRAIVPGVKTQDWISTARILVEGEEYVGFLKTDGSFAVNDVPSGSYVVEIVSPSFRFDPVRVDITSKGKMRARLVNYIKTSEVIRQPYPLQIRSSGPHTYFMKRETWGWTDFLMNPMVMMMVLPLLIIVLLPKVVNTNDPEMRKEMEQSMNMLNPNPELPDVSEFMTKLFSKGSSKSGGGNKGSRSVAVKRR